The nucleotide sequence CACCACCTGGCGGGAGTACAAGGACAGCTTTTTCAAGGACGGCTTCGATCTCGCCCCGTCATTCACCTGGCACCTCACGGATGACTGGGACCTCGGCACCGGGATCGCATACGACACCGGGGACGGCGGCTGGTATGGCCACATCGAGGCACGATGGTCGAAGGCCACCGGAGAGAATTCCTTCATCTCCACCGAGGCCGGCACTTCCTGGACCGAAGACTACTACGGTAGCAGCGGCTGGCATGACGTGTATGCCCGCGTCGGCTGGACCTATGCCTTCAACCGCAGCGTCTCGGTCACGCCCTTCGTCGGCACCTCCGTTCCGATGAGCAGCAGCCCGGAGCGCAACCGCCTCTTCGGCGGCGTTTGGTTCGAGGTGAACTTCTGACCGAAGTCCCGTCCCGCCGGGCGGGAAATCAGGGAGCGTCGGACGGCTTTTCGGCCTTGTCCGGCTTCGGCCCCTCGGGTGGCGGAGGGAAATCGGTAGCATCGATCTTCAGGTCCTTGTTCCGGTCCATCTTCTCGAAAACGTCTTCCTGCTCGTCCTCGCTCTTCCCCTTCAGGAAGCCCGCCTGGCGGAACTCCTCGAAGCTAAGGGCCCCATCGCCATTTTGGTCCAGACGGCGGATCATCTCCATCGGATGACCGCCCCGGCCACCCTTGTTGCCCTCGGTCTTGCCATCCTTGTTGCCGTTGTTCCAACGGCCTTCGCGGTGAGGCGGACCTTCGGGGCGATCCTTTGCCGTGAGCGCGCCGTCGCCATCGCGATCCATGCGCTCGAAAATTTTCCGCTGCCTTTCCTCAGGAAGCTTGGCGACGAAGCCAAGGTTCTTGAATTCCTCGAAAACGATGCGTCCATCCTTGTCGGCATCGACTTCTTCCAGCGGTTGCATGCGCTCGGGACGGCGTGGAAGCTCATCCGGGCCGATCCGTCCGTCGCCGTTCTTGTCGAGCCGCTTGAAAATCTCCTCGCGCTTCTCGGGCGTGAGCTGGCTGGGCCGCTCCATGGTCGCGAATTCCTCCATGGAAATGAAGCCGTCACCATCGGCATCCGCCTTCTTCCACAGGTCCACCATCCGGCCACCCCACTGTTGAGGCTTTCCGTCCTTGTCCTTCTCCTTGTTCTCCTTGCCGGGACGGGCGCGATCCTTCGCACCTTCCTTTTGTGCCGGGCGCGCGTCTTCCGTCTTCGGCGGTTCCTGCGACAAGGCGGTACCGGCGAGCAGAAAGGCAATCCAAGCGGTGTGAGAGGAGTTCATGGGGCCGGAGCGAGAATACCGGGACCTTTACGATCCGCGAGATGGAAAACTCCCGGCAACTTGTGAAGTTGCGACAGCGTCGGTTTTTTACTCCCCACCGGCAGTCGCGGCAACCCATGCTTCCGCCGTCTTTCCGCGCTCACATGCACATCCGCGATATCCTGGCAAACCGCCGCCCGACCTTTTCTTTCGAGTTCTTCCCGCCGAAGTCCGCCGCCGCGGTCGAGGATCTCTACAAGACCATCGTCGAGCTCCAGTCCTGCCAGCCGTCATTCGTCTCCGTGACCTACGGGGCGGGCGGCAGCACCCGCGAGATGACCCATGATCTGGTCGCGAAGATCCGCCAGACGACCACGGTGCCGCCGGTGCCGCACCTGACCTGCGTCGGGCACAGCGAATCCCAGATCGAGGAGATCCTGCGCCGCTATGCGGAGGTAGGAGTGAGCAACATCCTCGCTCTACGCGGGGATCCACCGCGCGATTGGCCGGACTACGACTGGTCGGACTGCGATTTCCGCCACGCCGCAGACCTCGTGCGTTTCATCCGTAAGTTCAATGAATCCGGCGCGCATCCCGACCCCCGCGGCTTCGGCATTGGCGTCGCCGGCTTCCCGGAAGGCCACCCCGCCACGCCGAACCGCCTGCTGGAACTCGACCACCTGAAGGCGAAGATCGACGCGGGAGCGGACTACATCTGCACCCAGCTCTTTTTCGACAACCACGACTTTTTCGACTTCCGCGACCGCTGCCGTCTCCACGGCATCCATGTCCCGATCATCGCGGGCATCATGCCGGTGACATCGCTTTCCGGCATGAGCAGGATGGCTGAGCTGGCGGCTGGTGCGCGCTTCCCCGCGAAGCTCCTCCGTGCGCTGGACCGCGCGAAGGGTGACCCAGCAGCCGTCGAGAAAGTCGGCATCCACTATGCCGCCCAGCAATGCGCGGAGCTGCTGGACCACGATGTGGATGGCATCCACTTCTACACGCTCAACAAGAGCAAGGCGACCCGCGAGATCTACGCCAGCCTGGGCCTCGCGACCACGGCGACCGACTGAGAGAGAGGCACTACCTGACGGGCGTGCGCCCTTCGAAGAGCACGCCACTCAGCGCTCTAGAGCCTCGGCCAGCTCGGTGATCTTTTCCGCCTGTTTGCGCGTGAGTTCCAGCAGCGGACCATCCAGAGGCACTTCAATCGAGATCCGCTTGGTTTCCGGATCGACCGGGTATGCATCACGCAGGGGCTGATTCCGGTCGAATGCCTCACCCATGATGCTGATGCGCATGGTGCCACTGCAACGCAGGGCCTGGGATCGCCGCTCCAAGTCTTCCTTTTGAAGCTGCTCGGTGATTCGCTCCTGAGCGCGCCGGTCGTAGATTTCGTTGCCCTTTTGCGCAGCGGCACCACCGGTCGGTGCCGAGGCGGAGGCGGAGGCAGCGGACTTGTCAGAGTCGGCACTCGGCTTGGCGAAAGGCGTGAACCGTGCGGGAACCTTCACGCCATCCGGTCCGACAAGCTCCTGATCGGTGGGATAACGCACCTCCAGATTTCCCTGCATGGTCATCAGGTCGCCGGCGATCAGATCCACGCGGCTCAGCTTGAGAGCCCCGCCACCCGTCTTGATGTGGAAGCCTCCGCGGGTGAAATCCACCTTGCGGTAGCTGTTGAAGCGGTCGGCCAATGCCAGGGCCTTCATCAGGTAGAGCCGCTCCTGAATGCTGATCAGCGAACCTTCGTCCAGCTTCACATCACCCTCGAACTGGATACCCTCCACCGAATTGGTCGATCCTGATATCGCAAGCTCCCCGGAGATATTGCCCTCCACGTAGTTGGTGGCCACGTCCGGCAGAAGCGACGCGAGCGATACCTTCGTGAATTCAGCTCTTCCCGAAACTTCCGGTTTGTTCCCGCCGGTCACCCTCAGATCCTTGAGGACCACCTTGCCATCCTCGCTCTTGAACTTGCCCTCCTTGATCAGGAGGCCGCCGCGGCTGACCTCCATGACCAGATGCTCGATGGTCAGATTCTTCAGCCAGTTCTGGGAAAACTTGCCCCCTTTGAATTCCAAGCGCCAGCCTTCGGACGACCGGATGGCGACCATGCGGCTTTTCTCGATCATGCCAGGGGCCCGCAGCGAGTAGCCCCAACTGACCGACGCCTCATCCACCTCCACAGAGGAAAACTCGAAACCGGGCCAATCGCGGAAAATCACCTCGCCGAATTTCTTGGCCTGCTCCGGCGAGTCCGCTCCGGCCTTGACCTTCAGTTCCATGACCTTGGCTTGCAGGGTGCCCGCTTGCCACGGCCCGCTCATCCCGGCCAAAAGCGGCATCTTGAAGCGGACATTCCCTGCATCAAGGCTGTGGAAAAAGCTGTTCTCCCCCCCTTCCACGGTCACCCGCTGGATCACGGCCTCACCGCTGCTCCGGTGATAATTCACGATCTTCGCCTCGCTGGCCGACAGGCCATCCCTTAGTCCGCCACCGAGCGATTCCACGAAGCTCTCGGACTTGACCCGCTTCACCAGCCAGACACCGAAGATGGCCGAGGCCACCAGCAGCGCGATCGCGACCTTCAGCCCGATGCGCGTGAGGTGGTTGATCGTCATCGCCCAGCCACCGCAACCCGAGATCGAATGACGGAGTTGGAACCAGAACCCCTGGCTTGCGATCCACTGGCTCAGCTTCTGATTGAACGAATGCGTTTGGTCCGCCTCCATGATAAATCCCGCGGGGAGGGCCGGATTACAACGACGCAGGCTCCGGCATGCGAGCGCAAATTTCCCCTCGCCCGCCGCGGGGCGATCCCCTACCTGTCCGGCCGTGGAAGGCACCGACTACAAGGTCAAACTGGACATCTTCGAGGGACCCCTCGACCTGCTTCTTTACCTCATCAAGAAAGACGAGGTCGATATCCATAACATTTCGATCTCCCGCATCACCAGCCAGTATCTCGACTACATCGAGACCTTCCGCATGCTGAATATCGATCTCGCTGCCGAGTTCATCCTGATGGCGGCGAACCTGATGTATCTGAAAAGCCGCACGCTGCTGCCCCGCCAGGACCAGCCACCGGAAGAGGATGCGGAGGAGGACGATCCGCGTTGGGAGCTGATCCGCCAGCTCATCGAATACAAGAAATTCAAGGACGCGGCCGGCTTCCTCAGCCTGAAGGAAGTCGAGCAGGAAGGCTCCTTCGCCTATCAACCGGAGAAGCCGGATCTCCCGGAAGAGCCGCCAGTCGGGCTCGCCGAGGTCTCCATCTTCGACCTGATCCGCGCCTTCCAGAACGTGCTGAAGCGCTTCGAGGAATCGCACGATCTCGGAGACATCGTCGATGACCGCTACACCGTGGCTGACAAGATCGAGATGCTGCTCTTCCGCTTCGTGCCGGGGCAAGCGGCGCGCTTCGACTCGCTTTTCGAGACCGCGACCACGAAGGCAGAGGTCATTGTCACCTTCCTCGCCGTGCTGGAACTGATGAAAATGAACCAGTTCATTCTCCGCCAAACCCACCTGCTGGGTGAGATCGAGATCGAGCGACGGATTCACACCGCCGCCCACGTCGAGGCCGGGGAAGAGGAGCGACTCGAGGAGTCGGAAGCCTGACCCTCGTCAGCCTTCCACCACCCGCACTTCTTCGGCCTGAACGATACGGCGGACACCGTCGGCGGTGCGGATGAGCAATTCGCCTCCATCACCGATCCCGACCGCATTTCCTGTCACAATACCGTCGGCGCAGGTGAGTCGCACGGTCTTGCCGGTCAGCGCGCAACGCTCACGGAAATTCCGTAGCAATTCATCGAAGTCCTTTCCGATCTTCGACTGCCAAACCGGAAGCCGCTCCAAGATCGAAGCCAGCACCGGCGGCAGCCCGGGTGCCTCGCCGCATTCGAGCGCTAGAGAGGTGGCGCTGCTTTCCAAGGCATCCGGGAACGCTGTCACGCCGACATTGATGCCAATGCCGACGACCACGAAATCGTCGCCCGCCTCGACAAGGATGCCTGCGATTTTCTTCCCGCCGATCCACACGTCATTCGGCCACTTCACCTCGGCGGAGACGCCATGGCGATCCAGCCCCTCGGCCACGGCAAGTCCCGCCGCCAGCGAAAGCCGTGGCCACAGGGCTTTCGGCTCGGATGGGCGCAGAAGCACGGAAAACGCGAGACCCTCACCCGGCGGACAGACCCACGCCGCCCCGCGACGTCCCCTGCCCGCTTCCTGGCGCTCCGCGACGATCACCAGCCCTGCCCTCGCACCAGTCTGGGCTGCGGCCCGGATGTCGTCATTCGTCGAGCCGGTGACTTCCCGGAAATCGAGGCGATAGCCCGCAGGCAGCTCGGCATGGTCCCAGACGCTGCTCATTCCCGTTTCACGAAATCCAAGGCCAGATCGAGAGCCCGCGCCGAATGGGTGATCGCACCCACCGAAATGAAATCCACGCCGGTCTCGGCGATACCAGCTACAGTCTCGAGATTCACGCCACCGCTCGCCTCCAGCTTTGGGGAAGCCTTGTCTCCCCGCAGTTCGACGGCGCGGCGGAGTTCAGCCAGCGACATGTTATCGAGGAGAATGTGATCGACGTATTCCATTCCGAGGAAGGCTTCGACCTGGGTGAGATTGTCCGCTTCCAGTTCAACTTCCACGTCGGGATGATCCGCCTTGAGGTTGGCGATGGCCTGCTGGAGCTCTTCCACGCGACCCTCTGCCACGAGGTGGTTGTCCTTCACCATGACACGGTCGTAGAGGCCCATGCGATGGTTCACTCCACCGCCGTGGGTCACAGCCAGCTTGTCCAGACGGCGCCACCCCGGGATGGTCTTCCGCGTGTCCAGGATGTTGGCATTCGTCCCCTTCACGGCATCCACATATTGCCGGGTTGCGCTGGCGACACCGCTCATGCGCTGGAGGAAATTGAGCACGGTCCGCTCGGCGGTGAGCAGGCTGCGGGCCGGGCCCTCGAGCTTGATGAGGTAGGCTCCGCTGGAAATGCGGCTGCCATCCTCCACCAATAGCGTCACCTCGATGGACGTGTCCACTTGGCGGAGCACCTCGAGTGCCACATCCCCGCCGGAAAGCACCCCGGATTCACGTGCAACGATGAAGCCGGTCGCGCGGCGTTCAGCCGGAACGAAATACCGCGAGGTCAGATCCCCGGGTCCGATGTCTTCTGCCAAGGCCGCCTGGATCAAACGCTCGACGCTTTCGTGCACGCGCCGATTGTTCATTCGTCAGCCCTTTGAAAGCAAACAAACATTCGCTCTGACCGGGACGATGAATCCGTTCTCAATGGTGGTGACCACCGTCCTCCTCGTGCTGGTGATAGTGCTCGGAAAGCATGTCGCGGCCGAAGTCGCCCTCGAAGCTCCGCCAGGTCGCATGGATGTGGTTGGCGTTGTTCTGGGTATTGGCCGCTTCCATCAGGAAGGTCGGGCCTTGCACCCGGTAGTACCATGCCTCGCCGCGCTTCGTCCCGCCGGCCCAGCCGAAGCGGACCTTGTCGAATCCCGCCTTGTCGATTTTCGCCAGATCCGCCTCTGCGAGGTCCTTACGGTGGCGCCCGACGTATTCGGTGATCAGCTCGCGCAGCGCCTGCTTCTGTCCATCGGACATCTCGGAAGCGAGCAAGCCGACCGGTTCGAGCGCGGTTGCCTTGCGATTCTCCGCCGTGAGGATTTCCCCGGGTGCCTTGTCGCTGAAAATCACGTCCTTCTTGCCGCCGTCGATGAGGACATTCGCAAGCGCCATGGCGAGGTCTTCCTCCGCGGCCAGCACGCGCAGCCCCTTGTGCTCACCTTCCCGGACTTCCGCGGGATTGGCTGCGAAGAAGGAAGGCGTCACCGCCACCTTGTCGCCGACGACGGTGTAGTTCAGAGCGAGGTGATGGCCCTCGAATTTCCAACCCCAGCCCTTTTCATCGCCGGGCTTCCCGAAAATGGAGACGTAGTATTTCCCGGGATCACGATAAGTCGGGTTCTTCTCCATTTCGCGGAGCACGCCTTCCAGCGTGATGATCTGCATCGCCTTGAGCTTGCCCTTTTCGCTCAGCGCCGCCTCCAGCAGCTTCATGGCTGCGGCATTCTGGGTCTCGCTCATTTCCTTCAGCGGCAGGCCGGTGCGCTCGCGCGGGGTGAACTTGAAATTCTCCCGCTCGTCGCCATCGAAGGCGAAGACGGCCTTCTCGCGCTTGGCCTCGTCGAGTGAGCCGAGGAAGGCATCGGCTGCCGATTTCATCGCGGCCACGGAGGACAGATCGTCGGCCATGACAGGAAGGCTAAGCAGCAGAGCGAGGAGCGGGGCTTTCATGATCCATCCACTACAAGGCCAGCGGGACCGATCTCGCAAGCGGAGTGTCAGTTTCTCGACTGGATGAGGGTGAGGTGTTAGTTCGGCTCCATGCGAATCCTCCGCCGGGTCTTCCTGTTCCTCGTCGTTCCGATAGCGGGAGCGCTCGCGCTGCTCACCGGTTGCCAGAGCAAGCTGATCTACTTCCCCCGCCCCTACGGGCCTGACCATGTCGCGCAGTGGGACGCCGAACCCGGCACCACGGTCGTCGGCTACTCCACGCCGCACGGCCGGCAGCAGGCCTACCTGCTCTCCCCCAACCCGAATCCCGAGCGGCTATGGCTGGTGACCGGTGGCAATGGCACGCTTGCGCTGGATTGGTCCGACTGGCTGAGGGAAAACGGTCCACGGAACGACGCTTGGCTGCTCATCGACATCCCCGGCTACGGGGCCTGTGAAGGAAAACCACGCCCAGCCACCATCCGGGAAAACCTCAAGGCGGTGGTGCCGGCGGCCATGACCTCGCTGAATTGGTCGCTGCCCGCCGATCACAGTAAGCTTCGCTTCTTCGGCCACAGTCTGGGCAGCGCCGTGTGCCTGATGGCCGCCGAGGAATACGACATCCGCCGCGGCGTGCTGCTCAGCCCCTTCACGAGCTCGATGCAGATGACCGAGGCGATGTTCGGCGTCGATCTCGGCTTTCTCGTCTGGCATCGCTTCGACAACCGGGAGCGCCTGCGGACACTGGAAAAGACCGGCAATGCGGAGGTTTTCATCATCCATGGCAGTGACGACGAGGTGATCCCGGTCACCATGTCGAGGGACTTGGCGAAGGAATTCCCCATGACCGTGCGCTACACCGAGGTCCCCGGCGGACGCCACAACACGCTGCAGGACGCGGCGACGGAGCAGATACTCAAGGCGATGAATGAGGCCCGGAAGTGAATCGCCTCCTTTTCCTTTGATCAGAAAGGCTTGCGGCGGGCTGAATAGTCGATCCTAGTCCGATTTTGGGTCCAAGTGGCCGATTTCGGGAGCACTCGAATCTTCGGAATTCTCCGTTTTATGCGAACGTCCGACAAGCGTTCTACCTGCTTCTGCAGGATAGGACGGAACGGAATGCTGAATCGACTTCAGATTGCCGGTGCTGAATTCCGGGGGGAATTTCCATCGGCAGAAGATTGAGCAGGCATCCGGTTTCAAAAAGGGCGCGGATCGGATTCCTGGGGGGGAACACGGTCCGCGTTCCCTCTTTTAGTCCTGTGAGGCCTTGGCCTCGGGCTTCAGGGCCAGCGCCATCGCTCCAAGGGCGAGCAAAGCCCCGCCAAGGAAAAGCAGCGCCAGCTTGTCGCTCTGCGTCTGGTCCTTGATCATGCCCACGATCCGTGGTCCGAAGTAGCCGCCCAAGTTGCCCACCGAATTGATCAAGGCGATGCCACCCGCCGCCGCCGTGCCGCTGAGGGCAGCGGTCCCGAGCGCCCAGAATGGCCCCAGCGTGGCCTTTTGTCCGGCCAGAAGGATCACAAGTCCGAGCATCGCCAGCCATGGATTTCCAGCGAAGGCAGCCAGCGTCGCGCCGCCTGCGGCGATGGCGGCGGCTACTGCCACGTGGAAGCGCCGCTCTCCCGTGCGGTCCGAGTGCTTCCCCGCCAGGATCATGGCGGCCCCGGCCACGAGATAGGGCACCATGTTGATGAGGCCGACGATGAAGTTGTTCTGCTGCTCCCCTTCCCCCGTGAGACCACGGACGATCGTGGGCAGCCAGAACTCGTAGCCGTAGCCAGCGACATTCACCAGAAAGTAGAGCAGGCAGAGAAGCCATACGCGCGGGTCGCGGAAAGCATCCGAAAGCCGGTGCTTCACCCCCGGAACCCCACGTGCTTCGTTCGCGATCTTCGTTTGCAGCCAGTCCTTTTCGCGTGGTGTCAGCCACCGCGCCTCGGATGGTCGGTTTGGCAATACCAGCAGGACGACGATGCCTAACAAGATGGCAGGAAGCGCCTCGATGAAGAACATCCACCGCCATCCCGCAAACCCGAGGAAGCCATCCATCTCCAGCAAGGCACCGGAAATCGGAGACCCAATCACCCCGGCGGCGACTCCGCCTAGGGCAAACAGCGCGACCGTTCTTGCCCGCTCCCGCGCGGGAAACCAGAAGGTGAGATAGAGGATGACACCCGGAAAGAAGCCCGCTTCCGCCGCACCCAACAGGAAGCGCATCACGTAGAACATCGTCTTCCCGTTCAGGAAGATGAATCCCATGGAGACGATGCCCCAGACGATCATGATGCGCGCGATCCACAGGCGGGCACCGACCTTCTGGAGGATCAAATTGCTGGGCACCTCGAAGATGAAGTAGCCGATGAAGAACAATCCCGCCCCCGTTCCGAACACTTCGCCGAAGATCTTCGGATCCACTCCGAGGACCGGCTCCAGGTGGGGCTTCGCGAAGCCGACATTGATGCGGTCGATGTAGGCGATGATGTAGCAGGTGAAGAGCAGCGGAATTAGCCGCCAGGTGACCTTCGAGATCACCGCACGCTCTTCAGCTTCCGTCAGGACTTGGGTTTCCATGGATGAACCAGAGTAAGGTGCCGGGATTCCCGCTTTCGGA is from Luteolibacter flavescens and encodes:
- a CDS encoding segregation and condensation protein A — encoded protein: MEGTDYKVKLDIFEGPLDLLLYLIKKDEVDIHNISISRITSQYLDYIETFRMLNIDLAAEFILMAANLMYLKSRTLLPRQDQPPEEDAEEDDPRWELIRQLIEYKKFKDAAGFLSLKEVEQEGSFAYQPEKPDLPEEPPVGLAEVSIFDLIRAFQNVLKRFEESHDLGDIVDDRYTVADKIEMLLFRFVPGQAARFDSLFETATTKAEVIVTFLAVLELMKMNQFILRQTHLLGEIEIERRIHTAAHVEAGEEERLEESEA
- a CDS encoding alpha/beta hydrolase, which translates into the protein MRILRRVFLFLVVPIAGALALLTGCQSKLIYFPRPYGPDHVAQWDAEPGTTVVGYSTPHGRQQAYLLSPNPNPERLWLVTGGNGTLALDWSDWLRENGPRNDAWLLIDIPGYGACEGKPRPATIRENLKAVVPAAMTSLNWSLPADHSKLRFFGHSLGSAVCLMAAEEYDIRRGVLLSPFTSSMQMTEAMFGVDLGFLVWHRFDNRERLRTLEKTGNAEVFIIHGSDDEVIPVTMSRDLAKEFPMTVRYTEVPGGRHNTLQDAATEQILKAMNEARK
- a CDS encoding EF-hand domain-containing protein — translated: MNSSHTAWIAFLLAGTALSQEPPKTEDARPAQKEGAKDRARPGKENKEKDKDGKPQQWGGRMVDLWKKADADGDGFISMEEFATMERPSQLTPEKREEIFKRLDKNGDGRIGPDELPRRPERMQPLEEVDADKDGRIVFEEFKNLGFVAKLPEERQRKIFERMDRDGDGALTAKDRPEGPPHREGRWNNGNKDGKTEGNKGGRGGHPMEMIRRLDQNGDGALSFEEFRQAGFLKGKSEDEQEDVFEKMDRNKDLKIDATDFPPPPEGPKPDKAEKPSDAP
- a CDS encoding MFS transporter; this translates as METQVLTEAEERAVISKVTWRLIPLLFTCYIIAYIDRINVGFAKPHLEPVLGVDPKIFGEVFGTGAGLFFIGYFIFEVPSNLILQKVGARLWIARIMIVWGIVSMGFIFLNGKTMFYVMRFLLGAAEAGFFPGVILYLTFWFPARERARTVALFALGGVAAGVIGSPISGALLEMDGFLGFAGWRWMFFIEALPAILLGIVVLLVLPNRPSEARWLTPREKDWLQTKIANEARGVPGVKHRLSDAFRDPRVWLLCLLYFLVNVAGYGYEFWLPTIVRGLTGEGEQQNNFIVGLINMVPYLVAGAAMILAGKHSDRTGERRFHVAVAAAIAAGGATLAAFAGNPWLAMLGLVILLAGQKATLGPFWALGTAALSGTAAAGGIALINSVGNLGGYFGPRIVGMIKDQTQSDKLALLFLGGALLALGAMALALKPEAKASQD
- the metF gene encoding methylenetetrahydrofolate reductase [NAD(P)H], whose amino-acid sequence is MHIRDILANRRPTFSFEFFPPKSAAAVEDLYKTIVELQSCQPSFVSVTYGAGGSTREMTHDLVAKIRQTTTVPPVPHLTCVGHSESQIEEILRRYAEVGVSNILALRGDPPRDWPDYDWSDCDFRHAADLVRFIRKFNESGAHPDPRGFGIGVAGFPEGHPATPNRLLELDHLKAKIDAGADYICTQLFFDNHDFFDFRDRCRLHGIHVPIIAGIMPVTSLSGMSRMAELAAGARFPAKLLRALDRAKGDPAAVEKVGIHYAAQQCAELLDHDVDGIHFYTLNKSKATREIYASLGLATTATD
- the nadC gene encoding carboxylating nicotinate-nucleotide diphosphorylase, which produces MHESVERLIQAALAEDIGPGDLTSRYFVPAERRATGFIVARESGVLSGGDVALEVLRQVDTSIEVTLLVEDGSRISSGAYLIKLEGPARSLLTAERTVLNFLQRMSGVASATRQYVDAVKGTNANILDTRKTIPGWRRLDKLAVTHGGGVNHRMGLYDRVMVKDNHLVAEGRVEELQQAIANLKADHPDVEVELEADNLTQVEAFLGMEYVDHILLDNMSLAELRRAVELRGDKASPKLEASGGVNLETVAGIAETGVDFISVGAITHSARALDLALDFVKRE
- a CDS encoding DUF3500 domain-containing protein, which encodes MKAPLLALLLSLPVMADDLSSVAAMKSAADAFLGSLDEAKREKAVFAFDGDERENFKFTPRERTGLPLKEMSETQNAAAMKLLEAALSEKGKLKAMQIITLEGVLREMEKNPTYRDPGKYYVSIFGKPGDEKGWGWKFEGHHLALNYTVVGDKVAVTPSFFAANPAEVREGEHKGLRVLAAEEDLAMALANVLIDGGKKDVIFSDKAPGEILTAENRKATALEPVGLLASEMSDGQKQALRELITEYVGRHRKDLAEADLAKIDKAGFDKVRFGWAGGTKRGEAWYYRVQGPTFLMEAANTQNNANHIHATWRSFEGDFGRDMLSEHYHQHEEDGGHHH
- a CDS encoding biotin--[acetyl-CoA-carboxylase] ligase, which gives rise to MSSVWDHAELPAGYRLDFREVTGSTNDDIRAAAQTGARAGLVIVAERQEAGRGRRGAAWVCPPGEGLAFSVLLRPSEPKALWPRLSLAAGLAVAEGLDRHGVSAEVKWPNDVWIGGKKIAGILVEAGDDFVVVGIGINVGVTAFPDALESSATSLALECGEAPGLPPVLASILERLPVWQSKIGKDFDELLRNFRERCALTGKTVRLTCADGIVTGNAVGIGDGGELLIRTADGVRRIVQAEEVRVVEG